From Daphnia pulicaria isolate SC F1-1A chromosome 11, SC_F0-13Bv2, whole genome shotgun sequence, the proteins below share one genomic window:
- the LOC124315120 gene encoding nuclear pore complex protein Nup133-like: protein MDRKNLLKAGRRNSLNVSSRSLNASSRNLAESSNYALENYGTALPVAVIELISSAERKAECSVTLSKDGWAWFVCGRQLVIWKYSKSAGANTVSTPSRKSIAVSSPKSHELTLPPSDLAHKSDLVAVFCSEVDSVPSCIAVSPEGTVRYWDSIAHENFFVEINADLQGQECDTLSEAMPLGCLVATTTASVLLLTPRLTDGSPNIQCRNFKTPQGLLGSISRRMSSLIFGPISTHQSMETRLVKLLSQKKDSHTLEVQILCSQTLQYWQVGETERLLYQCDIDKWARESLIAHVWSRSDRNSIHKLRVWILDAQVYKNDLILLIAASNPNLSSQIQYALAALPMQSSSPPTGFSSFCVLKYATAMAERSDSSLQESSPPQCRFVLVGSTAYLYSDKWILCVPSNEPLEEPDKLEVKAANERFLGAGVFNQRPVFFSTRHGVLILQPSVGGPNDSQSFIDESIMEHSQIMAENLDPAQNESTSSKLRLAFINFCRKNIYETQSLLEELFASPTSKGQIDSLMDRMVVDFSQQIIDDYPATDPRWTDSVPAGHESTFTTVSLLVLHQLEDKVKAHDLFLTFLRNMSIWGDLTAIGDRRGAKSSAFVLMEHAEKLRASLALRALHTPGSTLIDASIRRVLQERAVELTNDKLTQQDLFYRHITALGDFFPCFVDVVCETVANMSGSPSDKVKPISNATNFIIAMTNAARDYRARNIELLEQCENSFETLPWIASPGPRSVRSSIIRLLHLLVEEGVGNADDAGLRSNLWSQAANLTDILLDALKMYLESCDEHSPSFAQVKQEVQSERSAILELFLRGREFERVALLAEKYVDFGALLTVCDETMNENKLNVYIDKLGESGFTEFACKWYMQRNQREKLLRLRRSEVSTFLEGHPDILWVDQSESENYLEAAHTLTNLACVEKDLYSRKRTLLSLAKLHLVTEEKLGPDPEVVQAELENVEAELALLTHQEQLPVVVLQAYDIDPNTMRVFTASELMEMYICDENVLANELDFKKALDLLNFLENQEERESRRLGIWARAILRDAWTQFDTDNVLQSISGTIFFKIIEFSLGTGEDLADLLPNPEEILREPQLSELAGNDVFQFLLKAVYEHVNSLMEATR, encoded by the exons ATGGATAGAAAAAATTTGCTGAAAGCCGGGCGGAGAAA ttcaTTGAATGTCAGTTCACGTTCGTTGAATGCATCATCTCGTAATTTGGCTGAATCGTCTAATTATGCCTTAGAAAATTATGGAACAGCTTTACCCGTAGCTGTAATTGAACTCATTTCCTCAGCAGAAA GGAAAGCAGAGTGCAGTGTTACACTGTCTAAAGATGGCTGGGCCTGGTTTGTGTGTGGACGGCAACTTGTCATATGGAAGTACTCCAAGTCTGCTGGTGCTAACACAGTATCAACACCTTCAAGGAAATCAATTGCTGTTTCTTCCCCAAAGTCTCACGAGTTGACCTTACCTCCAAGTGATCTAGCACACAAATCAGATCTCGTGGCAGTTTTCTGCTCAGAAGTTGACAGTGTTCCATCATGCATTGCTGTGTCACCAGAAGGAACTGTCCGTTACTGGGATTCCATTGCTCacgaaaacttttttgttgaaatcaaTGCTGACCTTCAG GGTCAAGAATGTGATACTCTGAGTGAAGCTATGCCTCTGGGCTGCTTGGTAGCCACAACAACTGCCAGTGTCCTGCTGTTGACACCTCGCCTGACTGATGGCAGTCCCAACATACAGTGCCGGAATTTCAAGACACCGCAGGGACTATTAGGTTCCATTAGCCGTAGAATGTCTTCCTTGATATTTGGACCCATTTCAACACATCAGTCGATGGAGACACGGCTAGTCAAACTATTGAGCCAGAAAAAAGATAGTCATACTTTGGAAGTTCAAATCCTCTGCAGTCAAACTTTGCAGTATTGGCAG GTTGGCGAGACAGAGCGGCTATTATATCAGTGTGATATTGACAAATGGGCTAGGGAGTCTCTTATTGCGCACGTCTGGAGCCGAAGTGACCGCAACAGCATCCACAAATTGAGAGTCTGGATTCTTGATGCCCAAGTTTACAAAAACGACTTAATCTTGCTGATCGCCGCCTCCAATCCCAACCTGAGTTCCCAAATCCAATACGCCTTGGCCGCTCTGCCAATGCAAAGTAGCTCGCCACCTACtggtttttcctccttttgtgTCCTCAAGTATGCCACAGCCATGGCTGAGCGATCAGATTCATCTTTACAAGAATCGTCCCCTCCCCAGTGTCGCTTTGTTCTCGTGGGATCGACGGCCTACTTGTACTCTGATAAATGGATCCTGTGTGTACCGTCCAACGAGCCACTAGAAGAACCCGACAAGCTTGAAGTCAAGGCTGCCAATGAACGTTTCCTAGGTGCAGGAGTCTTTAATCAGCGACCCGTTTTCTTCTCTACCCGTCACGGTGTTTTGATTTTACAACCTTCAGTCGGTGGACCGAATGACAGCCAATCTTTTATTGATGAATCCATTATGGAACATTCCCAGATTATGGCCGAAAACCTTGATCCCGCCCAG AATGAATCTACCTCATCAAAATTGAGATTGGCTTTCATCAATTTCTGCCgcaaaaatatttatgaaaCACAGTCGCTTCTCGAAGAATTATTTGCCTCTCCAACCAGTAAAGGACAAATAGATTCGCTCATGGATAGAATGGTGGTTGATTTCAGTCAACAAATCATCGACGACTATCCAGCCACAGATCCTCGTTGGACAGATTCAGTTCCAGCTGGTCACGAGTCAACGTTCACCACCGTCTCCTTATTAGTCCTGCATCAGTTGGAAGATAAAGTCAAGGCTCACGACCTGTTCCTAACTTTCCTTCG GAACATGTCAATTTGGGGCGACTTGACAGCCATTGGCGACCGTCGCGGTGCTAAATCTAGTGCATTTGTTTTGATGGAACATGCCGAGAAATTGCGTGCATCCTTGGCCTTACGAGCCCTTCATACGCCTGGTTCAACACTTATTGATGCTTCCATCCGACGGGTCCTTCAAGAAAGAGCAGTCGAACTGACAAATGACAAATTGACGCAGCAGGATCTCTTCTACCGACACATTACTGCGCTAGGAGACTTTTTTCCTTGCTTTGTGGATGTCGTCTGCGAAACTGTGGCCAACATGAGTGGCTCTCCATCCGATAAAGTTAAACCAATCAGCAACGCTACGAATTTCATAATTGCCATGACCAATGCTGCCCGCGACTACAGGGCTCGCAACATTGAGCTGCTGGAGCAATGCGAAAACAGTTTCGAAACCCTACCCTGGATCGCC TCACCTGGACCCAGAAGCGTCCGGTCTTCCATTATTCGATTGCTACATCTCTTAGTCGAGGAAGGAGTGGGCAATGCGGATGACGCAGGTCTCCGAAGCAATCTCTGGAGTCAGGCTGCTAATCTAACCGACATCTTACTCGACGCTCTTAAAATGTACCTGGAGAGTTGCGATGAGCACAGCCCATCTTTCGCCCAGGTGAAGCAGGAGGTCCAATCGGAGCGAAGCGCCATCTTAGAGCTATTCCTCAGAGGACGTGAATTTGAGCGGGTAGCCCTGCTGGCCGAAAAATACGTGGACTTTGGAGCCTTGCTCACCGTCTGCGATGAAACCATGAACGAAAACAAGTTGAACGTTTACATAGACAAACTCGGTGAATCTGGGTTTACCGAATTCGCCTGCAAATG GTACATGCAACGCAATCAACGCGAGAAGTTGCTACGACTCCGTCGATCTGAAGTCAGCACTTTTCTCGAGGGCCATCCCGACATTCTGTGGGTGGATCAGTCAGAAAGCGAAAACTATTTGGAGGCAGCTCACACTTTGACCAATTTGGCATGTGTAGAGAAAGATCTCTATAG TCGGAAGAGGACGCTGCTGAGCCTAGCGAAATTACATCTTGTCACTGAAGAAAAGTTGGGCCCTGATCCGGAAGTCGTTCAAGCAGAACTCGAGAACGTAGAGGCTGAACTCGCATTACTCACGCATCAGGAGCAACTTCCAGTCGTGGTTTTACAAGCTTACGACATCGACCCCAACACTATGCGTGTGTTCACCGCCTCCGAATTGATGGAG ATGTACATTTGCGACGAGAATGTTTTAGCCAACGAACTGGACTTTAAAAAGGCGCTGGATTTGTTGAATTTCCTCGAGAatcaagaagaaagagaatctCGTCGACTTGGAATCTGGGCGCGGGCCATTCTACGAGATGCGTGGACACAGTTTGACACGGACAATGTGCTGCAGTCAATCAGCGGAACGATCTTTTTTAAGATTATTGAGTTTTCTCTTGGCACTG GCGAAGATCTGGCCGATTTACTGCCCAACCCAGAAGAAATCCTGCGTGAGCCGCAGTTATCCGAATTGGCCGGCAATGACGTGTTCCAGTTTCTGCTGAAGGCCGTctacgagcacgtcaattctcTAATGGAAGCTACTcgctaa
- the LOC124315664 gene encoding uncharacterized protein LOC124315664 yields the protein METNRPGGGGGPPDANSGENKAAANRNRNEKLIRLITVIAYFCSVSGAAVMLSLYYIFLWDPDPRSNHAAFQEPNSLYTPPSHSQLPNSISSTSASPLLRHLIGDHTTVTASTNLTAEVFGVTSNGT from the exons ATGGAAACGAATAGaccgggtggtggtggtggtccacCCGATGCCAACAGTGGCGAAAATAAAGCTGCGGCCAATCGCAATCGTAACGAAAAATTGATCCGATTAATCACTGTCATCGCCTACTTTTGCAGCGTTTCGGGAGCGGCTGTAATGCTTTCGCTTTATTACATTTTCCTTTGGGATCCGGATCCTCGTTCCAATCACGCGGCATTTCAAGAACCCAATTCACTCTATACTCCACCGTCACATTCCCAATTACCAAACTCTATTTCCTCTACCTCCGCCAGCCCCCTTTTACGACATCTCATTGGCGACCATACCACCGTAACTG CATCGACCAACTTAACAGCGGAAGTGTTTGGCGTCACATCTAATGGAACGTGA
- the LOC124315486 gene encoding aprataxin and PNK-like factor isoform X3, whose protein sequence is MEVKREVDDSQKVENEQSNLDEDCERNLPAWMLTSDETLTQNEESARSPPPAEVKEETTETAAATSADGMSENKRIPCKYGDSCYRRNPAHKEEFSHPGDDDYRVFQEGEEGEEGPQNDDNKPECQYGTSCYRQNPQHKRDFKHTQPPRVDTPEDSPQKKKTRRPAKRPRPTDSDYESEGDKDYDLEDSFIDDTEDEEENAEEEEDEDYVGLPDVNDQVDPELLKEDQWEASPEDAPEVLELLKEARDYLRNKNLQK, encoded by the exons atggaagtCAAAAGAGAAGTTGATGACTCacagaaagttgaaaatgagcagAGCAATCTTGACGAAGATTGTGAGAGAAATCTACCGGCCTGGATGTTGACATCTGACGAAACTCTCACCCAGAACGAAGAGAGTGCAAGAAGTCCGCCTCCAGCCGAAGTTAAAGAGGAAACTActgaaacagcagcagcaacttcg GCTGATGGAATGTCAGAAAATAAGCGAATTCCTTGCAAATATGGAGACAGCTGTTACAGAAGAAACCCTGCTCATAAAGAAGAATTCAGTCATCCCGGGGATGATGACTACAGGGTTTTTCAAGAAGGTGAAGAGGGTGAAGAAGGTCCTCAAAATGATGACAATAAGCCAGAATGTCAATATGGAACTTCCTGCTATCGTCAAAACCCACAACACAAAAGAGACTTCAAGCACACACAGCCACCACGTGTGGACACACCAGAGGATTCaccacaaaagaagaaaacccgGAGACCAG CAAAAAGACCCAGACCCACAGATTCAGACTATGAATCGGAAGGTGATAAAGACTACGATCTCGAAGACTCTTTTATCGACGACACTGAAGATGAGGAAGAAaatgcagaagaagaagaagatgaagattaCGTAGGCCTACCTGATGTTAACGATCAAGTCGATCCAGAGCTTTTGAAAGAGGATCAATGGGAAGCTTCACCCGAAGATGCCCCAGAAGTTTTGGAGCTTTTGAAGGAAGCCCGTGACTAtttgagaaacaaaaatttgcaaAAATAA